A segment of the Bacillota bacterium genome:
GCGGAGAAAGCTCTCGCCGACGTCAGGGACGCCCTGGAGAAGCTCACACTACGCGCCCCGTTTGACGGGACCGTGCTCTCCGTCGGCGCCGCGGTGGGCGAGGAAATACCAGCGGGCTCAGGGCAGGAACCTCTCATCCAGTTGGCTGCGAGCGACCAGTGGTCTTTGCTCGCCTACGCCGACGAAGCCGACATCACCCAGATACAGATCGGGCAGACCGTGGAGATCATGTTCCTGGCCGCCGAAGGCCGCGTCTTCCGCGGCAGAGTCTCCGGCGTAGGAGGGACCGCCAAAGCCGGCGGGGACGTGGCTTCCTACCCAATAACCATCGATCTTCTGGATTTCGCGAGCTTCTTCCTCCCTGGCATGACCGCGGACGCAGAGATCATCACCTTGCGCCGTTCGGGCGTCTTGGTAGTGCCCAAATCCGCAGTCACAGTAAGGAGGGGCGCTCCATCGGTACAGGTGCCAACTGAAGGTGAGCCGACCTACCGCCGGGTCACCACAGGGGCAGAAGCCGGAGGAATGGTGGAGATCGTTGAAGGGCTCGAAGAAGGAGACACCATACTGCTCCCGGACAACGTCAGGTCCGTTCCTCAGGGTTCCTCGACATCACCCAACAACCGCCAGCCCCAAGGGTTCTCTCCATTCCAGACGACGATGCCAGGGTTCATGAGGAGGTAAGGCCGTTGATCCGGGTCGAGAACCTTACGAAGGTATACACCCTGGGCAAGGTGCAAGTGCATGCACTCCGCGGCGCAACCTTCCACATCGCCCCCGGGGAGTTCGTGGCAATCATGGGGCCGTCAGGATCCGGGAAATCGACACTGATGAACCTCCTGGGCTGCCTTGACCGGCCCACATCTGGGTCATACCGTCTTGCCGGACGCGAGGTGTCCACTCTGGGAACACGGGAACTGGCGAGGGTGCGCAACCGCGAGATCGGTTTCGTCTTTCAGTCCTTCAACCTCCTGCCCCGGCTCACCGCTCTCGGGAACGTGGAGCTCCCGCTGGTCTACGCGGGAGTCGGGGTCAAGGAAAGGAGAGCCAGGGCGAAGGAGGTTTTGGAGGCGGTGGGGGTCGGTGAGCGCATGTCACACCGTCCCATCGAGCTCTCTGGGGGGCAACAGCAGAGAGTCGCCATTGCCCGTGCCCTCGTCACCTCCCCCAAGCTGATCCTGGCTGACGAACCTACGGGCAACCTGGATACGAAGAGCAGCGGGGAGATCATGGAGATCCTGGCCAGGTTCAACCAGGAGGGACGCACCATAGTGCTGGTTACCCACAACCCAGACATCGCCGCCCACACCCAGAGGCGCCTTGTCTTCCGCGACGGGCAGCTTGTCAGCGATACCAAGGCGGGCAGCGCCGATCATGCCGAGCGCGCCGGAGGTGAAACCGCATGAGAGTGGTGGACAACATGAAGATCGCCGCAGAAGGGCTGAGCACCAACCCCATGCGGTCTTTCCTCACCTCTCTTGGAGTGATCATCGGCGTGGCCGCGGTGATCATCATGGTAGCCATCGGAGAAGGTGCCAGCGTCCAAGTCTCCAGCAGGATTCAGGGGCTGGGCGCGAATCTCCTGATCGTGATGCCCGGCCGTGCACGAGGTGGGGCACCTGGCGCCCGTGGTGCGGAAGGGTCCGCCACGACCGTCGATACTAAGATATTCGAGCTTCTCAGGAGTCAGGCCGTGATGCCCCGCCTGATGGCCCCCGAAACATCAAGATCCTTGGCGGTGACCGCAGGGACCACGGGTGTAACTGTCAGCATCGTGGGAACTACGTCCGAGTACTTCGAAATTCGCAACTACACCCTGGCCTCCGGCACGCTGTTCGAGGAGGACGACCTTACATCGAGGAAGCGAGTTGCGATTCTAGGCGCATCGGTCGCAAACGAGCTCTTCGGTGAGGAGGATCCTTTAGGGAAGACAGTCAGGATAAGGGCATCCCTGTTCCGGGTCATCGGGGTACTTGAGGCCAAAGGCCAATCGGGCCTCGTCAACCTGGATGATCAGATCTTTGTGCCCTTGACCACTGCCCAATCGCGCCTTTTCGGCAACCAGACCCTCCGTTCCATCTATATTGACGTCGGCGACGCTTCCCGGGCATCCGCTGTTCAGGCTGAGATCGAAGAGATCCTCCTCGCGGCCCTCAAGGACGAGAACAGTTTCATAGTCAGAAACCAAGGCGAGATCATCTCGACCCTGGAGGGGACCACAAGGTCCATGGGCCTGTTGCTCGCGGGGATAGCG
Coding sequences within it:
- a CDS encoding HlyD family efflux transporter periplasmic adaptor subunit; translated protein: AEKALADVRDALEKLTLRAPFDGTVLSVGAAVGEEIPAGSGQEPLIQLAASDQWSLLAYADEADITQIQIGQTVEIMFLAAEGRVFRGRVSGVGGTAKAGGDVASYPITIDLLDFASFFLPGMTADAEIITLRRSGVLVVPKSAVTVRRGAPSVQVPTEGEPTYRRVTTGAEAGGMVEIVEGLEEGDTILLPDNVRSVPQGSSTSPNNRQPQGFSPFQTTMPGFMRR
- a CDS encoding ABC transporter ATP-binding protein, with protein sequence MIRVENLTKVYTLGKVQVHALRGATFHIAPGEFVAIMGPSGSGKSTLMNLLGCLDRPTSGSYRLAGREVSTLGTRELARVRNREIGFVFQSFNLLPRLTALGNVELPLVYAGVGVKERRARAKEVLEAVGVGERMSHRPIELSGGQQQRVAIARALVTSPKLILADEPTGNLDTKSSGEIMEILARFNQEGRTIVLVTHNPDIAAHTQRRLVFRDGQLVSDTKAGSADHAERAGGETA
- a CDS encoding ABC transporter permease, whose amino-acid sequence is MRVVDNMKIAAEGLSTNPMRSFLTSLGVIIGVAAVIIMVAIGEGASVQVSSRIQGLGANLLIVMPGRARGGAPGARGAEGSATTVDTKIFELLRSQAVMPRLMAPETSRSLAVTAGTTGVTVSIVGTTSEYFEIRNYTLASGTLFEEDDLTSRKRVAILGASVANELFGEEDPLGKTVRIRASLFRVIGVLEAKGQSGLVNLDDQIFVPLTTAQSRLFGNQTLRSIYIDVGDASRASAVQAEIEEILLAALKDENSFIVRNQGEIISTLEGTTRSMGLLLAGIAAVSLVVGGIGIMNIMLVSVTERTREIGIRKAIGAQRGDILAQFLLEAVALSLAGGIFGILSGWAGARIASRVAGWPTVVSVSSVLVACGFSLAVGLFFGVYPASKASALEPVEAPRLARGASARLIVQ